The following are from one region of the Abiotrophia defectiva ATCC 49176 genome:
- the ruvA gene encoding Holliday junction branch migration protein RuvA, producing MYEFIQGELVQIQPLYLVISANGVGYRLLCANPYRWQGEFHQQVLCPVELVVREDAMTLYGFRDHQEKQLFNTLLKVSGIGPKSALSILALDDHAGLIQAIDSGDSTYLTKFPGVGKKTAQQMILDLSGNLDFQAHAQTQASAPVSQQHLEEALEALAGLGYSAKEIKKVEKPLQEAGLTSTQEMLSAAFKLLRK from the coding sequence ATGTATGAATTTATCCAAGGGGAGCTGGTCCAAATCCAGCCCCTTTATCTTGTAATTAGCGCAAATGGTGTGGGCTATCGCCTGCTCTGCGCCAATCCCTACCGTTGGCAGGGGGAATTTCACCAGCAAGTCCTCTGTCCGGTAGAATTAGTGGTCCGGGAAGACGCCATGACCCTCTATGGTTTCCGTGATCACCAGGAGAAGCAACTCTTCAATACCTTGCTTAAGGTATCGGGGATTGGGCCCAAGAGTGCCTTATCCATCTTGGCCTTGGACGACCACGCTGGCTTAATTCAGGCCATTGATTCTGGGGATTCAACCTACCTGACCAAGTTCCCAGGTGTGGGTAAGAAGACCGCCCAGCAAATGATCTTAGACTTAAGTGGCAATCTGGATTTCCAAGCTCATGCGCAAACGCAAGCATCGGCTCCAGTCAGCCAACAGCATTTAGAAGAAGCCTTAGAAGCCCTGGCTGGCCTAGGCTATTCGGCCAAGGAAATTAAGAAGGTTGAGAAGCCACTACAAGAAGCTGGCCTGACTTCCACTCAGGAAATGCTGAGTGCAGCCTTCAAGTTATTAAGAAAGTAG
- the ruvB gene encoding Holliday junction branch migration DNA helicase RuvB, with amino-acid sequence MSHDERVLSGNWQPEDEGNLLSLRPSRLSEYIGQSKIKDEIAIYIQAAKQREEALDHVLLYGPPGLGKTTMAMVIANEMGVGLHTTSGPAIERSGDLLALLNELSPGDILFIDEIHRLPRVIEEVLYSAMEDYFVDIIIGQGPSAHPVHFELPPFTLIGATTRAGSLSKPLRDRFGIVSHMQFYTPDELALIVERSADVFETRIDSEGAREISLRSRGTPRIANRILKRVRDFAQVKGQGVVDLRMAQTALEVLEIDQYGLDAIDRKILSCLIEFYGGGPVGLNTLAVNIGEDTETLEDMYEPYLVQNGFIQRTPRGRQATALAYEHLGYAYSNPEDREKVE; translated from the coding sequence ATGTCTCATGATGAACGTGTGCTGTCAGGTAACTGGCAGCCAGAAGACGAGGGTAACCTACTCAGTCTACGGCCAAGTCGCCTGTCTGAATACATTGGTCAGTCCAAAATCAAAGACGAAATAGCCATCTATATCCAAGCAGCCAAGCAAAGGGAAGAGGCCTTGGACCATGTCTTGCTTTATGGGCCACCAGGTCTAGGTAAGACCACCATGGCCATGGTCATCGCCAATGAGATGGGGGTAGGGCTCCACACAACCAGTGGGCCCGCTATTGAACGGTCGGGTGATTTATTGGCCTTGCTCAACGAATTAAGCCCAGGCGATATTCTCTTTATTGATGAAATCCACCGCCTACCTCGGGTCATCGAAGAAGTCCTCTATTCGGCCATGGAAGATTATTTTGTCGATATTATTATTGGCCAGGGACCTTCGGCTCACCCAGTCCACTTTGAGTTGCCTCCTTTTACCTTGATTGGGGCGACCACACGGGCGGGTTCCCTGTCCAAGCCTTTGCGGGATCGCTTCGGTATTGTCTCCCACATGCAATTCTATACACCAGATGAATTAGCTCTGATTGTAGAGCGGTCTGCCGATGTCTTCGAGACGCGTATTGATTCTGAGGGGGCGCGGGAAATCTCCTTGCGTAGCCGGGGGACACCACGTATTGCCAACCGTATTCTCAAGCGGGTTCGCGACTTTGCCCAAGTCAAGGGCCAGGGCGTGGTCGATTTAAGGATGGCCCAAACTGCCTTAGAAGTCTTGGAAATCGACCAATATGGCTTGGATGCTATCGACCGTAAGATTCTCAGCTGTCTGATTGAGTTTTATGGTGGCGGGCCAGTAGGGCTTAATACCTTGGCCGTCAATATTGGCGAAGATACCGAAACCCTGGAAGATATGTACGAACCTTACTTGGTGCAGAATGGCTTCATTCAGCGGACTCCGCGGGGTAGACAGGCGACTGCCTTGGCCTATGAGCACCTAGGCTATGCCTATTCCAACCCAGAAGATAGAGAGAAAGTAGAGTAA
- the queA gene encoding tRNA preQ1(34) S-adenosylmethionine ribosyltransferase-isomerase QueA has protein sequence MLTTKDFDYHLPEHLIAQTPLADRAASRLLVLDRQTGQKQDLHFDQIINFLNPGDALVVNETRVIPARLFGIKPETGGHLEVLLLNNTQGNQWECLIKPARRAKTGTQIVFGEDGRLTATVVSEGDHGGRIIEFSYEGVFLEILESLGQMPLPPYIKERLEDADRYQTVYAKENGSAAAPTAGLHFTDDLLAAIKAKGVEIIPLVLHVGLGTFRPVSADSIEDHEMHAEYYQLSQASADAIQAVQARGGKIFAVGTTSVRTLETIAAKFDGQVRADSGWTQIFISPGFEFKVVDHLITNFHLPCSTLVMLVSAFYNREAVLAAYEHAVEAEYRFFSFGDSMLIL, from the coding sequence ATGTTAACAACCAAAGATTTTGATTATCACTTACCAGAGCACCTAATTGCTCAAACGCCTTTGGCGGACCGGGCGGCTTCTCGCTTATTGGTTTTAGACCGCCAAACGGGCCAAAAGCAGGATTTGCACTTTGATCAAATTATTAATTTTCTCAATCCAGGCGATGCCTTGGTAGTCAATGAGACCCGGGTTATTCCGGCCCGCCTCTTCGGTATCAAGCCGGAGACTGGCGGACACTTGGAGGTCCTGCTGCTTAATAACACTCAAGGTAATCAATGGGAATGTTTGATTAAGCCGGCTCGCCGCGCCAAGACTGGGACTCAGATTGTCTTTGGCGAGGATGGTCGTCTGACTGCCACCGTCGTTTCTGAAGGGGACCATGGGGGGCGGATCATTGAATTTTCCTATGAGGGAGTCTTCCTAGAAATTCTAGAATCTCTAGGTCAAATGCCCTTGCCACCTTATATAAAGGAACGTCTAGAGGATGCGGATCGCTACCAGACCGTCTATGCTAAGGAAAATGGTTCCGCCGCTGCCCCAACAGCAGGCCTTCACTTCACCGATGACCTCTTGGCAGCTATCAAGGCCAAGGGGGTAGAGATTATTCCCCTGGTCCTACATGTGGGCTTGGGCACCTTCCGACCAGTCTCTGCCGATAGCATTGAAGACCATGAAATGCATGCTGAATACTATCAATTGAGCCAAGCCTCAGCTGACGCTATCCAGGCCGTTCAAGCGCGTGGTGGCAAGATTTTTGCTGTAGGAACTACTAGTGTCCGTACCCTTGAGACCATCGCTGCTAAATTTGATGGTCAAGTTCGAGCAGATTCTGGCTGGACTCAGATTTTTATCTCGCCGGGCTTTGAATTTAAGGTAGTTGATCACTTGATTACCAACTTCCATTTGCCATGTTCCACCTTGGTCATGCTGGTATCAGCCTTCTATAATCGGGAGGCAGTCCTAGCGGCCTATGAACATGCGGTGGAGGCGGAGTATCGCTTCTTCAGCTTTGGCGATTCCATGTTAATTCTATAA
- a CDS encoding winged helix-turn-helix transcriptional regulator — protein sequence MSQVVYYTPDSEIKTECASEALALLLGKKWVPRIIEILSQGPQRFGQLHKELDGASPKMLKQQLALLEANGLIINHKESQANQVSSTYCLTDTGQSLVTIISAMKDWGSQHLQCDHS from the coding sequence ATGTCGCAAGTAGTCTACTATACGCCAGATTCTGAAATTAAGACGGAATGTGCCAGCGAAGCCTTGGCCCTTCTCCTAGGCAAGAAATGGGTGCCCCGCATCATTGAAATCCTCAGCCAGGGACCCCAACGCTTTGGCCAGCTCCACAAGGAATTGGATGGCGCCAGCCCCAAGATGCTCAAACAACAATTAGCGCTGCTAGAAGCCAATGGCTTGATTATCAACCACAAGGAGTCACAAGCCAATCAAGTCAGCTCCACCTACTGCTTGACGGATACCGGTCAGAGCCTAGTGACTATTATTAGCGCCATGAAGGATTGGGGTAGCCAACATTTACAATGTGACCATTCCTAA
- a CDS encoding DUF4044 domain-containing protein, which produces MSSLHERNYPSAPKKKKSKMDLLVRVTAILMVLLMVGTLVGSVILSFINR; this is translated from the coding sequence ATGTCGTCATTGCATGAGCGGAACTACCCGTCCGCCCCTAAAAAGAAAAAAAGCAAGATGGACCTGCTGGTCCGCGTTACAGCCATTCTCATGGTTCTCTTGATGGTCGGCACCCTAGTCGGCTCAGTCATCCTGTCATTCATTAACCGCTAA
- the gndA gene encoding NADP-dependent phosphogluconate dehydrogenase, with amino-acid sequence MTKQQIGVVGMAVMGRNIALNIESRGYSVSLYNRTGSKTTEVLEQNPGKNLVGTYTVEEFVNSLESPRKILLMVQAGRGTDATIDALLPHLDKGDIVIDGGNTFFKDTIRRSERLAELGINFVGTGVSGGEEGALHGPSIMPGGPQSAYELVAPILRDISAKAPEDGEPCVTYIGENGAGHYVKMVHNGIEYGDMQLIAESYDLLHRVLGLSAAEISQIFGEWNKGELDSFLMEISTQILATVDPATGKPMVDVIMDRAGNKGTGKWTSQSALDLGEPLSLITESVFARYISTFKEERVAASQVIPGVDFQANLSEADKKDIIEAVRQALYFSKIVSYAQGFAQMKAASQEYGWTLNYGEIAKIFRAGCIIRAKFLQKITDAYSKNPDLDNLMLDDYFLNILGSNQAAVRRVVTLAIQAGIPVPTFSSALAYYDSYRSPVLPANLIQAQRDLFGAHTYQRVDRPGTFHFHWNQGREEQLED; translated from the coding sequence ATGACTAAGCAACAAATTGGTGTCGTTGGTATGGCCGTGATGGGTCGTAACATTGCCTTAAATATTGAAAGCCGTGGCTACAGTGTCTCACTCTATAACCGTACTGGCTCTAAAACGACTGAGGTTTTGGAACAAAACCCAGGTAAGAACTTAGTAGGGACCTACACAGTAGAAGAATTCGTCAACAGCCTTGAATCTCCACGTAAGATTCTCCTCATGGTTCAAGCTGGCCGAGGGACGGATGCAACCATCGACGCACTCTTGCCACACTTAGACAAGGGTGACATTGTCATTGATGGTGGGAACACCTTCTTCAAGGATACCATTCGCCGTAGCGAACGCTTGGCCGAATTAGGCATTAACTTTGTTGGGACTGGGGTTTCCGGTGGTGAAGAGGGTGCCTTACATGGTCCTTCTATCATGCCAGGTGGGCCTCAATCAGCCTATGAATTAGTGGCGCCAATCTTGCGCGATATTTCAGCAAAAGCACCAGAAGATGGAGAACCATGCGTGACCTACATTGGCGAAAATGGTGCGGGTCACTATGTTAAGATGGTCCACAACGGGATTGAGTATGGGGACATGCAGTTAATCGCAGAGTCTTACGACCTCTTACACCGCGTCCTTGGTTTATCTGCTGCTGAGATTTCTCAAATCTTTGGCGAGTGGAACAAGGGTGAGTTGGACAGCTTCCTCATGGAAATCTCAACTCAAATCCTCGCAACCGTCGACCCAGCAACTGGCAAGCCAATGGTAGATGTGATCATGGACCGAGCTGGTAACAAGGGGACAGGTAAGTGGACCTCTCAATCTGCCTTAGACTTAGGGGAGCCATTGTCTCTGATTACGGAATCTGTCTTCGCCCGTTACATTTCAACCTTCAAGGAAGAACGCGTGGCAGCCAGCCAAGTCATTCCTGGGGTTGATTTCCAAGCTAACTTATCTGAAGCAGATAAAAAAGACATCATTGAAGCCGTGCGTCAAGCCCTCTATTTCTCTAAGATTGTCAGCTATGCCCAAGGTTTCGCTCAAATGAAAGCTGCTAGCCAAGAATACGGCTGGACCCTCAACTATGGCGAAATTGCCAAGATTTTCCGTGCAGGCTGTATCATTCGTGCTAAGTTCTTGCAAAAGATTACCGATGCCTACAGCAAGAACCCTGACTTAGACAACCTCATGTTGGATGACTACTTCCTCAATATCTTAGGTAGCAACCAAGCTGCGGTTCGTCGCGTGGTGACCTTAGCTATTCAAGCAGGGATTCCAGTGCCAACCTTCTCAAGTGCTTTGGCCTACTATGATTCCTACCGTTCACCAGTCTTACCAGCTAACTTAATCCAAGCGCAACGCGACCTCTTCGGGGCTCACACCTACCAACGCGTAGACCGCCCAGGGACCTTCCACTTCCACTGGAACCAAGGTCGTGAGGAGCAATTAGAAGACTAA
- the argS gene encoding arginine--tRNA ligase: protein MNQKSAVVSALSPVLAEHLTEQAIEQLIEVPSHAEHGDLAFPVFQLAKVFRKAPQAIAQEVAEQVDASKFDKVVAMGPYVNFFLKRGAVVNETLHAVLEGGASYGQSDLGQGRNVVIDMSSPNIAKPMSMGHLRSTVIGNSISLILAKLGYQPVRVNHLGDWGTQFGKLIVAYQGWGDEATVKADPVKELVKLYVDFHEKAETQPELEDQARAIFKRLEDGDPEMLALWQWFREESLKEFQKVYDLLEVEFDSYNGEAFYNDKMDEIVDLLEEKGLLSVDNGATLVHLEDETLPPALIKKSDGSTLYLTRDLATAYYRKRTYDFAKNLYVMGSEQSVHFKQLQTVLEMMGNEWAKDMAHVPFGLITLNGKKLSTRKGKIVLLEEVLKEAISLARQQIELKNPGLENKDQVARQVGVGAVVFHDLKTERMNSFDFNLEEIVQFEGETGPYVQYTHARSRSILSKYGQEVDLSAEFDLSDDYAWEVAKKLADYPRIIRQAGDRYEPSVVAKYLVQLAQLFNKYYANSRILDQDAGIVSRIALVAAVAQVLKDGLHLLGLHAPDKM from the coding sequence ATGAATCAAAAATCAGCCGTCGTGTCAGCCCTCAGCCCAGTCTTGGCTGAGCACCTGACCGAGCAAGCAATTGAACAGTTAATTGAAGTTCCAAGTCATGCTGAGCATGGTGACTTGGCCTTTCCAGTATTCCAACTGGCTAAGGTCTTCCGCAAGGCCCCTCAAGCCATCGCCCAAGAGGTAGCAGAGCAAGTAGACGCCAGCAAGTTTGACAAGGTAGTCGCTATGGGGCCTTATGTCAACTTCTTCCTCAAACGTGGCGCAGTAGTCAATGAAACCTTGCACGCGGTCCTAGAAGGGGGCGCTAGCTATGGCCAGTCAGACCTAGGTCAAGGTCGTAACGTCGTTATCGACATGTCTTCACCTAACATCGCCAAGCCAATGTCTATGGGCCATTTGCGTTCAACAGTGATTGGGAACTCCATTTCGCTTATCTTGGCTAAATTAGGTTACCAACCGGTTCGCGTCAATCATTTGGGTGACTGGGGGACACAATTTGGTAAGTTGATTGTGGCTTACCAAGGCTGGGGTGACGAAGCCACGGTTAAGGCTGACCCAGTCAAAGAATTGGTTAAGCTCTATGTTGATTTCCACGAAAAAGCTGAAACCCAACCAGAACTAGAAGACCAAGCACGGGCTATCTTCAAGCGCTTAGAAGATGGCGACCCAGAAATGTTAGCCCTCTGGCAATGGTTCCGTGAAGAGTCTCTTAAAGAATTCCAAAAAGTCTATGACCTCTTAGAAGTAGAGTTTGACTCCTATAATGGGGAAGCTTTCTACAACGACAAGATGGATGAAATCGTGGACCTCCTTGAAGAAAAAGGCCTCTTATCGGTTGATAATGGTGCTACCTTGGTTCACTTGGAAGATGAGACGCTGCCACCTGCTTTGATTAAAAAATCAGACGGTTCGACCCTCTACCTGACGCGTGACTTGGCGACAGCTTACTACCGTAAGCGGACCTATGATTTTGCTAAGAACCTCTATGTCATGGGGAGCGAACAAAGTGTTCACTTCAAGCAACTTCAAACTGTCTTAGAGATGATGGGCAACGAATGGGCAAAAGATATGGCCCATGTGCCGTTTGGTTTGATTACCTTGAATGGGAAGAAACTGTCTACCCGTAAAGGTAAGATTGTCCTCTTGGAAGAAGTGCTTAAGGAAGCGATTAGCCTAGCTCGTCAACAAATTGAGCTCAAGAACCCAGGTTTGGAAAACAAGGACCAAGTTGCCCGTCAAGTAGGGGTAGGGGCTGTTGTCTTCCATGACCTCAAAACTGAGCGTATGAATAGCTTCGACTTCAACCTGGAAGAAATCGTCCAATTTGAAGGGGAAACTGGACCATATGTTCAATACACCCACGCTCGTTCTCGCAGCATCTTGTCCAAGTACGGGCAAGAAGTCGACTTGTCAGCTGAATTTGACCTATCGGATGACTATGCTTGGGAAGTAGCTAAGAAATTAGCAGACTATCCACGCATTATCCGTCAGGCGGGTGACCGTTACGAGCCATCCGTCGTGGCTAAGTACTTGGTACAGTTGGCACAATTATTTAATAAATACTATGCTAATAGTCGCATCTTAGATCAAGATGCCGGCATTGTTTCCCGGATTGCCCTGGTAGCAGCTGTGGCTCAAGTCCTCAAGGATGGGCTCCATCTCTTAGGCCTTCACGCGCCAGACAAAATGTAA
- a CDS encoding methylated-DNA--[protein]-cysteine S-methyltransferase, translating into MLSYCLYDHALGQLPVVAHQGRLVYIGAFGESLTDCQADLDPKGRYQWQEQELPEICLALDQYFSCQAPLDLAYDFIKGTDFQQAVWRALAQIPYGQTCSYKELAQALGRPKAVRAVANAVGQNPLSILLPCHRVLAHDGSLGGYRGGLGMKTYLLNLEGTGPKK; encoded by the coding sequence ATGTTAAGCTATTGCCTCTATGACCATGCCTTAGGTCAGCTGCCAGTCGTTGCCCATCAAGGGCGTCTAGTCTATATTGGCGCCTTTGGCGAGTCTCTGACGGACTGTCAGGCTGACTTAGACCCCAAAGGTCGCTACCAATGGCAGGAGCAGGAGCTGCCTGAGATTTGCCTAGCCTTGGATCAGTATTTTAGTTGTCAAGCCCCCCTAGACTTAGCCTATGACTTTATCAAGGGCACCGACTTTCAGCAGGCAGTATGGCGGGCCTTGGCCCAGATTCCCTATGGCCAGACCTGTTCCTATAAGGAATTAGCTCAGGCTCTGGGCCGGCCTAAGGCAGTGCGTGCCGTGGCCAATGCGGTAGGCCAGAATCCTCTTAGCATCCTCCTGCCTTGTCACCGGGTCTTGGCTCACGATGGCAGTCTGGGAGGCTATCGTGGTGGATTAGGTATGAAGACCTATCTCTTGAACTTAGAAGGGACTGGGCCTAAGAAATAA
- a CDS encoding M3 family oligoendopeptidase, whose amino-acid sequence MKFSELEYQRPDLDLLKEDFFNQISLIEKAEEAEVALKATKHIQEIQNTLGTLSTLVSIRNSINTKDSFYEEETAFWDEHFPIIGEWDTAYYRAVLGSKWRSELENYLPETFFPMAENSLKVFSPEIIPLLQQENKLSTEYSKLQASAEIEFQGQTYNLPGMAKFSQDPDREVRRQASELVSAFYNEHEAEFDRIYDQLVKVRDQIAKTLGFKDFVEVGYLRMNRLDYNRQQVEVYRQEILEHVVPVVNKLYQRQADRLGLESLKPYDLEYKFKTGNAMPQGTPEEILAAGVKMYHELSPETGEFIDFMVDRELLDLVTKPGKASGGYCTYLPDYEAPFIFSNFNGTAADVDVLTHEAGHAFQVFQSRWIQTPECVWPTFESCEIHSMSMEFLAWPWMELFFGSQTLKYKFTHLSGGLIFLPYGVLVDHFQHEVYEHPEMTPAERRATWRRLERQYVPWKEYEADSFLDRGGFWFRQGHIFASPFYYIDYTLAQVCAFQFWKRSQIDDDPSVWTDYLNICRTGGTKSFLKIVAEANLKSPFEPGSLVETVQAIEQYLDDIPESAFQA is encoded by the coding sequence ATGAAATTTTCAGAATTGGAGTATCAGAGACCTGATCTAGACCTTCTGAAAGAAGATTTTTTTAATCAAATTTCACTGATTGAAAAGGCAGAAGAGGCGGAAGTTGCCCTCAAAGCCACCAAACATATTCAAGAAATCCAAAATACTTTAGGGACCTTATCAACCTTGGTGAGCATCCGTAACAGCATCAATACCAAGGATAGCTTCTACGAAGAAGAAACAGCCTTCTGGGATGAGCACTTCCCAATTATTGGTGAATGGGATACGGCTTACTATCGGGCTGTCCTAGGCTCTAAGTGGCGGAGTGAATTAGAAAACTACCTACCAGAGACCTTCTTCCCAATGGCTGAGAACAGCCTCAAGGTCTTCAGTCCTGAGATTATTCCTTTGTTGCAACAAGAGAACAAGCTTAGCACCGAATACAGCAAGCTTCAAGCTTCTGCTGAGATTGAGTTCCAAGGTCAAACCTACAACTTGCCAGGTATGGCTAAGTTTTCCCAAGATCCTGACCGGGAGGTCCGTCGTCAAGCTTCTGAACTAGTCAGTGCCTTCTACAATGAGCATGAAGCTGAATTTGATCGTATTTATGATCAATTAGTCAAGGTTCGCGACCAAATCGCTAAGACCTTAGGCTTCAAGGACTTCGTTGAAGTAGGTTACTTGCGTATGAACCGCTTAGACTATAACCGTCAACAAGTAGAAGTTTATCGCCAAGAAATCTTGGAGCACGTGGTGCCTGTGGTAAACAAACTCTACCAACGTCAAGCAGATCGTTTAGGCTTAGAAAGCCTCAAGCCTTACGACTTGGAGTATAAATTCAAGACTGGTAATGCTATGCCTCAAGGGACGCCAGAAGAAATTTTGGCTGCTGGGGTTAAGATGTACCATGAACTTTCGCCAGAAACAGGTGAGTTTATTGACTTTATGGTTGATCGCGAGCTCTTAGACTTGGTAACCAAACCAGGTAAGGCTAGCGGGGGTTACTGTACCTACTTGCCAGATTATGAAGCACCCTTTATTTTCTCTAACTTCAATGGGACGGCTGCTGACGTCGATGTCTTGACCCACGAAGCAGGGCACGCCTTCCAAGTCTTCCAATCCCGTTGGATCCAAACGCCAGAATGTGTCTGGCCAACCTTTGAATCTTGTGAGATTCACTCTATGTCCATGGAATTCCTGGCTTGGCCTTGGATGGAACTCTTCTTCGGCTCACAAACCCTCAAATACAAATTTACCCATTTATCTGGTGGCTTAATCTTCTTGCCATATGGGGTTTTAGTGGACCACTTTCAACATGAAGTCTACGAACACCCTGAAATGACACCAGCTGAGCGCCGTGCGACATGGCGTCGTTTGGAGCGTCAATATGTGCCTTGGAAAGAGTATGAAGCAGACTCCTTCTTAGATCGCGGAGGCTTCTGGTTCCGTCAGGGGCATATTTTCGCCAGCCCATTCTATTACATCGACTATACCTTGGCTCAAGTCTGCGCCTTCCAATTCTGGAAACGAAGCCAGATTGACGATGACCCAAGTGTATGGACCGATTACCTCAATATTTGTCGGACCGGTGGGACCAAGTCCTTCCTTAAGATTGTGGCAGAAGCTAATCTTAAATCACCATTTGAACCAGGTAGCCTAGTAGAAACGGTGCAAGCCATTGAACAATATCTAGACGATATTCCGGAATCAGCCTTCCAAGCCTAG
- a CDS encoding MATE family efflux transporter has product MEQSQDRQISRQVLNLSWPILLEVTFTSLFGMVNMVVLGQYAGGLYPVDVNVTAVGLSNQPFFFILAVVQALGVGGTTLIARAYGARELHRLGRILKHNLMLGLALSTFFVASVLIFQKAMMDFLGADALTQEAGLIYYRLVMIGLWFNCLAALLSSSIRGVGETQIPMRVNVIANAINVTLAFSLVNGYFGLPELGITGAGIATLVANVCSGLGLLFYISSGRSAIQVDWFKDWKLEASTFAAIFRFGIPSAGEQVLLRSSLILYTKIVASLGTVVMAAHQIALNILSFSITPGMALGIAASTLVGQSLGAGDVALADAYGRKTARFGLYFGLAMSAVFFLGRDVLGQIYTQQADVVSLVAIPLICMAILTPFQLVQLVQVGALRGVGDTLFPMLSTGFSVFCIRVCLSYILVNYANWGLAGAWIAVIGDQTIRSFLITWRYGQGKWKTIQV; this is encoded by the coding sequence ATGGAACAATCGCAAGATCGGCAGATCAGTCGTCAGGTCCTTAACCTATCTTGGCCCATTTTACTTGAGGTCACCTTTACCTCCTTGTTCGGGATGGTTAATATGGTGGTCTTGGGCCAGTATGCGGGCGGACTCTATCCGGTCGATGTCAATGTAACGGCTGTGGGGCTGTCCAACCAACCTTTCTTCTTTATCCTTGCTGTCGTGCAGGCGCTAGGGGTAGGGGGGACAACCTTAATTGCCCGTGCCTATGGCGCTAGAGAGCTCCATCGACTGGGTCGTATTCTTAAGCACAACCTCATGTTGGGTTTGGCTTTATCGACCTTCTTTGTGGCCTCTGTCCTAATTTTCCAGAAAGCCATGATGGATTTTTTGGGAGCAGATGCCCTGACTCAAGAAGCAGGCTTAATCTACTATCGCTTGGTTATGATTGGCCTCTGGTTTAACTGTTTGGCAGCCCTCCTATCCTCATCTATTCGAGGGGTAGGGGAGACTCAAATCCCTATGCGGGTTAATGTCATAGCCAATGCCATTAATGTGACCTTGGCCTTTAGTTTGGTAAATGGTTATTTTGGACTGCCAGAACTTGGCATTACAGGAGCGGGGATTGCTACCTTGGTGGCCAATGTCTGCTCGGGCTTGGGCTTGCTCTTTTACATTTCTAGTGGCCGGTCAGCCATCCAGGTTGATTGGTTCAAGGATTGGAAATTGGAAGCCAGCACCTTTGCTGCTATTTTCCGCTTTGGGATTCCGTCGGCGGGTGAACAAGTCCTGCTGCGTTCTAGTTTGATTCTTTATACTAAGATTGTGGCTTCACTGGGAACGGTCGTGATGGCAGCCCATCAGATTGCCCTTAATATCTTATCCTTTTCCATTACACCTGGTATGGCCTTGGGGATTGCGGCCTCGACCTTAGTGGGCCAATCCTTAGGTGCGGGGGATGTGGCCTTAGCTGATGCTTATGGCCGTAAGACAGCCAGATTCGGCCTCTACTTTGGCTTAGCCATGAGTGCCGTCTTCTTTCTAGGACGGGATGTCTTGGGCCAGATTTACACCCAACAAGCGGATGTTGTTAGCTTGGTCGCGATTCCACTTATCTGTATGGCGATTCTCACGCCTTTCCAATTGGTTCAATTAGTTCAAGTGGGGGCCTTGCGTGGGGTGGGGGATACCCTCTTTCCTATGCTGTCCACGGGCTTCTCGGTCTTCTGTATCCGGGTCTGCCTGTCCTATATCTTGGTCAACTATGCTAACTGGGGTTTGGCAGGTGCTTGGATAGCCGTAATTGGCGACCAAACCATTCGTTCCTTCCTCATTACCTGGCGCTATGGTCAGGGTAAATGGAAAACGATTCAAGTCTAA